The segment TTGTGAATTGCGCCGTACTTAAGCCAGCCGACGAAAGGCTTATCGTCTATTTCGTGGTTCAGAGAGGCTCGCTCGCATGACACGCCTCGTTAGGAGTGTTATCATCACTGGCCATTTGGCTGGCTATTTTGACGTCCGTCCGTTAAAATAATCGTACtttattcattaaaaaaaaGACAATCTTCCTTGAGTACATTGCTTAACAATACAGTCTTGTGCGTTGTTTTTCGCTGTCTTACTGACGAGATAACATTTCTCATGCGTTTGAGTATTCAATCTTCCTCCTTTGTAACATTCTTACTAGAAACAATTCGTCGACTTATGAAACTAGCTTAAAACTATCGATTTTCTCTCTACAACTTCTTGAAGGCATTCTGCAAAATCTCGAACTCGCCGTGAATGTTTCGCAGCATGTCGGCAATCTGTGGCTTTGAGTCGAGGATTTCCACACTCTGTGTGTAGGCGTTGTAGCGAACGCCGAACGGACGCGGGATGGTGTTGGCGAATTGGACCATCTTCTGGATGGCCTCCTCGAAGCTGTTCGACACGAAGTACACCGGCTGGTACTGGGTGATCGGATACTTCTGCTCACCGGTTTTGATCGGTTCGAACTCACGCAGTTCCGGCTTGTCGGTAAGGCAGTACTGCAGCTCACCGAAGGACGACAGTAAACCAGCACCGTACGCCTTCAGTTCGCCATTTTGACGGCACAATCCGTACTCGACCGTGAACCAGAAGCACTGAAAGTGAGAGGAGAACAATTTCGTTTAAACTCTGTTAGACCCTGGATGTACTAAGAGAACATTACCGTAGCTAATTTTTCAACGAACTCATCCGGAGCACCAAGCGAAGCTAATCCAATTTCCTGGGAAAACTGCGCGAAGGAAGGATCGGCAAACAGTGGAGCGTGGCCGAGCAGTTCGTGGCACACGTCCGGTTCCGGAGTGTAGAGCGGTTTGCTCGGGTGACGGATGTACTGTGTTGAGTGGAAAACGCGGAACGCCAGTCCGGCCAGGAAGTCACGGGATGAGAGGAGCCCAGCAACCGGGCGCAGTGTGAATCCGGTGCAATCCCGCAGGAAATTCGATACGTCCTCCAGCTGGGGAATGTTGTCCTCTCTGTAGCCGCAGTTTTCGATCAGCAACGGAAAAACGTGATTGTGTTCGCGGCATGCGTGCGTTGGATAGAGCTTAGTTAAATTGTTAAACACCACCTTCCAGGTGTTGATTTCCTCCTCCGTGTAGTCGACATGCGGAAGTGGTTGACCGTGCTTGTAGTTGAAGGCAATATCGGCAAAATACTTCCTACGTTCACGGTAGGTTGGGTCAGTGAACCCGGGATGGTCGGAATCGAGCTCCGCTCCATACGACAGAATCTGGTTAGCGAACCGATCCAGGTCACGAATTCGGCGAGGAAACCAAGGGACGGCAGCTGAAACAAAATGTGTTTAATTAAAACGAGTGACCGTTAAGAGACAGTCAAACCTACCAGCATTATCCTTATAATCGCGCGAGATAATGTTAAAGTAGTCACTCTTCTTGCGGATCGCCTCGATGGCCGTGCTTAGGTTTGCACTCTTGCTATCGCATTCGACCATAAACTCGTATCCCGGTCCACGGGTGGACGAGCGCGACTCGATGTGCAACAGGTTGACCCGATGTTCGTCGAAGATCTTCAACATCTTGGCCAGCGCTCCGGCTTCCTCCTGCAGCGGGGAAAAAATGATGCTAACATTCTTGGCATCCGCCGATTCGTGTCCTTCCATGATGTAGGATCCTCCTTGCTTCAGGGTTGGCTGTTTTCAAAAACGCACAAAAGAATGCAAACGGATGTTAACTTTCACAATTCCGACTTTGAATGAGAGTTAGTCTAGACTAGTTAAATTTGCCGCTCTTGTTGATCAATCAAGTTGAACTGAATCGGTGCAGCAACTGAAGCAGTTGTTTTATACTGACTCATGTgagctgaaaaaaaaactgatttcctGGGAAAAAACGTCGCAATTAAATCGAGCGATCTGACGTGATCTTGTCCGGTCTACATTCACTGCTACCGCTCCTAGTCGTGTGGCCGTAGATGTAACTACAGCTATAAATATGTTTTGCTTTTATTCACCTAATCCGGGGAAGACCTAGCTGACGGTAGGTTCAAACGAACGGACATCTTCCATTCCATCCCATTATCTGAGATAATGATGAAATCCGTCACGAGATTACCGAAGAAGGCTGGTAATTTCGGGTTGTAACGGAACGTTGCTGTGACGACGCTGTATGCAAGAATTTTGTTTATTGGCATCAGTTTTTTGTGCTTCTTTCAATAGAGGAAgtgaatttccaaaatttgtgttattttttgtggTATTTTACTCTTTGCTAGGTGAGAAAATATGCTTATTTGCATTTGAACCACTAGAACAATTAGAACGATCTGTCAACAAAGAATCCAAGCTGCTAAAAACTACATATTTTGAATGTCACATGATCGTGTTCTTCAAGAATAACTGAAGGTAGGTATCTATCCAATATATATTAGTGATTTTTTGTctataaaataaaactaaacatCTGGCGCCTGATTGGAGCGCCGCAGGTTCTTGGAAATTTGATAAGCTGTAATTGCTAGAAAACTACTGACCTATTTACGGTAAGGTATACACACCGGGGGACATGCCGTtcttgtttaaattttgttatCAAGGTTAGGTATATAATTCTGATTCATATCAGCATCGttctaaatttaaaataatcgaTGGCCCGGGTTAAATGTTAAGAACACACCAAGCAAAActcttgaaaatatttttattttttggaacAAATGTTAGATTTAGCTCAGCGGAATCTAGAAATGATGTCTTTTTGTTAGCAAAGTTAGAGTAGAAAGTCTTTTTTCGGACAAAACATCAAGAATCAgaaaacttttcacttttcaaggttgaattccactattaaaTTAGTAAAAgtccaatgttgcaaatcgagcgagaagccagTGAAGTCTACTCTCGCGCGAGCGAGTTTGAAAAGCATAggattcaacgcttacgccactcacgcaagcgtgagacaaacagccgccgttggtgtgtgcagacattttgctaCCTAGACACTCGCGAATGCGCATCCTCCTAGCATTTTTCTGCATAGCCCACCTGCGagtcaaacaactcgtgagcaaccaGCTGCCCATGAGAGTTAGTGGCGATTCAGAttatgcattactttttcttttcttttctatcttcaccctcgattctactcacaggAGGGTGTGCGAGACCTCGCGAGCAgtaatggttcgatcactttgacttaattttgattcatttggcagtaccgttttaacggggccaaatatgacaaagtattgtatggaacatttgtagaacaggttattatctataattttgctgaagtaAGTTTTGCCGTATATTTTGTAGTTACgtcgctacaatgctagtatcttattagtgactaactGAACGTTCATTTTGTCACTGATGAGTTGCTAGCGCTGtggcgccgtaactacaaaagatatagcaagtctttgttcagaaaaatggtagattagaactagttctacaaatgttccatacattgtcatatttggctcggctgagacggtactgtcaaatgaatcaaaactgactgaaagtgatcgaaccatccctgctcgcgagtgatcggtatcagcagctcgggttGCAACGACGAGCAAGAGCGATGACCGTGGCTGTGGGtttaatacacactcgcaaaagctcgtcgcagtgcatgaataaataagagcgggagtccgaaatGGATACTTGTGCCGGCGTGTTCGTAAGAACCAATacgcgcgtgtgagaaaattataCCACACGAGCGTAGGCTTTGCAACACTGAAAAAGACTAGACAGAAAAACAAGGACAACGGAagagaaaggaagaaaaatgagagaaaagaaggaaaaacgacaaagaaaccgaggaaaatgagaaagaaatgAAGTCAAACTAGACAGAAAAGGAGAGTAGACCgaagaaaaaatgagaaaaagaagaggaagaaatacgggagcaggaaaactgcgaaaagagaacagaaaaaaagaaaatgaaaatatgtaaaaaataataacgagacaaacgggatataacaaataaaaaactgaacgtGACAGCAAAGACGAAGGGCAGGAAATAATATGAGGGAGA is part of the Sabethes cyaneus chromosome 2, idSabCyanKW18_F2, whole genome shotgun sequence genome and harbors:
- the LOC128738311 gene encoding protein henna, producing MYGPQQQQQHQESDGPTLKQGGSYIMEGHESADAKNVSIIFSPLQEEAGALAKMLKIFDEHRVNLLHIESRSSTRGPGYEFMVECDSKSANLSTAIEAIRKKSDYFNIISRDYKDNAAAVPWFPRRIRDLDRFANQILSYGAELDSDHPGFTDPTYRERRKYFADIAFNYKHGQPLPHVDYTEEEINTWKVVFNNLTKLYPTHACREHNHVFPLLIENCGYREDNIPQLEDVSNFLRDCTGFTLRPVAGLLSSRDFLAGLAFRVFHSTQYIRHPSKPLYTPEPDVCHELLGHAPLFADPSFAQFSQEIGLASLGAPDEFVEKLATCFWFTVEYGLCRQNGELKAYGAGLLSSFGELQYCLTDKPELREFEPIKTGEQKYPITQYQPVYFVSNSFEEAIQKMVQFANTIPRPFGVRYNAYTQSVEILDSKPQIADMLRNIHGEFEILQNAFKKL